From Cellulophaga lytica DSM 7489, a single genomic window includes:
- the ftsY gene encoding signal recognition particle-docking protein FtsY has product MSLFKNIFSSKKKESLDKGLEKSKSSFFSKLSKAVAGKTKVDDDVLDNLEEILVTSDVGVDTTLKIIDRIEARVSKDKYLGTDELNVILREEIAALLSETNTGNETEFVVPKGVKPYVIMVVGVNGVGKTTTIGKMAYQFKKQGLKVVLGAADTFRAAAIDQLQVWADRVDIPIVKQKMGSDPASVAFDTLSSAVTQNADVVIIDTAGRLHNKVNLMNELTKVKRVMHKVVDNTPHDVMLVLDGSTGQNAFEQAKQFTKATEVTSLAVTKLDGTAKGGVVIGISDQFQIPVKYIGVGEGIEDLQVFNKYEFVDSFFNLKK; this is encoded by the coding sequence ATGAGTCTATTTAAAAATATATTTTCTTCAAAAAAGAAGGAGAGCCTTGATAAAGGTTTAGAGAAAAGTAAAAGCAGCTTTTTTTCTAAGTTAAGTAAAGCTGTTGCTGGTAAAACTAAGGTAGATGATGATGTATTAGACAACTTAGAAGAGATTTTAGTAACTTCTGATGTTGGTGTAGATACTACTTTAAAAATTATAGATCGTATAGAAGCACGTGTATCTAAAGATAAATATTTAGGTACAGATGAGCTTAATGTAATTTTACGTGAAGAGATAGCGGCACTTTTATCTGAAACAAATACAGGTAATGAAACCGAATTTGTAGTTCCTAAAGGTGTAAAGCCTTATGTAATTATGGTTGTTGGTGTTAATGGTGTTGGTAAAACTACTACCATTGGTAAAATGGCTTATCAATTTAAAAAACAAGGCTTAAAGGTTGTTTTAGGTGCTGCAGATACTTTTAGAGCTGCTGCAATAGATCAGCTACAAGTTTGGGCAGATCGTGTAGATATTCCAATTGTAAAACAAAAAATGGGTAGTGACCCTGCTTCTGTTGCTTTTGATACGTTAAGTTCTGCTGTAACTCAAAATGCAGATGTAGTAATTATAGATACTGCTGGCCGTTTGCATAATAAAGTAAATTTAATGAATGAGCTTACTAAAGTAAAAAGAGTAATGCATAAGGTTGTAGATAATACGCCGCATGATGTAATGCTTGTTTTAGACGGTTCTACTGGTCAAAACGCTTTTGAACAAGCTAAGCAATTTACAAAAGCTACAGAGGTAACTTCATTAGCGGTTACTAAATTAGACGGTACTGCAAAAGGTGGTGTTGTAATAGGAATCTCAGATCAGTTTCAAATTCCGGTAAAATATATTGGAGTGGGAGAAGGTATTGAAGACTTGCAGGTTTTTAATAAATATGAGTTTGTAGACTCTTTCTTTAATCTGAAAAAATAA
- a CDS encoding DUF3999 family protein: protein MRQKQNKTILLFLLVTTAFYAQMQNYDAKIELKNITDTWHNIVLPDTVFANTQDHLSDIRIYGITPKKDTIEAPYIFNYTSPELKTKTVDYKLLNASTKDGTYYFTLKVPSKDPINHIKLDFENTNFDWKTLVQGSHDQKNWFTIYNDYRIVAIKNKQTSYSYTDINFSAAEYTYFRVGIKSDEEPILNRATLELQQKATENITNRKLKSYTVVEDKKSKKTIINISLTKKAPTHQVTININNDFDYYRPIKIEELLDSVKTQKGYLYDYNTLSVGTLSSIENNTFTFDNTFSKKIRITILNFDNQPLKIKNITAKGYKYLLTARFTEPATYYLTYGNKDAYGPSYDIAQLNIKMPKDIKNLSLGNPVYIAKKETQIQEPLFKNKLWLWVIMGLIMAIIGWFSYKMLSTKPE from the coding sequence ATGAGACAAAAACAGAATAAAACCATTTTACTTTTTTTACTAGTTACCACTGCATTTTACGCACAAATGCAAAACTATGATGCAAAAATAGAACTTAAAAATATTACTGATACTTGGCATAATATTGTATTACCAGACACTGTTTTTGCTAATACTCAAGATCATTTAAGTGATATTCGCATATACGGTATAACTCCTAAAAAAGATACTATTGAGGCTCCTTATATTTTTAATTACACATCTCCAGAATTAAAAACTAAAACGGTAGACTACAAATTATTAAACGCTAGTACTAAAGATGGTACTTACTACTTTACACTAAAAGTACCTTCTAAAGACCCTATTAATCATATAAAATTAGATTTTGAAAACACTAATTTTGATTGGAAAACATTGGTACAAGGAAGTCACGACCAAAAAAACTGGTTTACCATATATAATGATTATAGAATTGTTGCCATTAAAAACAAACAAACCAGTTACAGTTATACAGACATTAATTTTAGTGCAGCAGAATACACATATTTTAGAGTAGGCATTAAGAGTGATGAAGAACCTATTTTAAACAGAGCAACATTAGAACTTCAACAAAAAGCTACAGAAAATATTACCAACAGAAAATTAAAATCTTATACTGTTGTTGAAGATAAAAAAAGCAAAAAAACAATTATCAATATCAGTTTAACTAAAAAAGCCCCTACACACCAAGTAACTATAAATATTAATAATGATTTTGATTATTACAGACCTATAAAAATTGAAGAACTTTTAGACAGTGTAAAAACACAAAAAGGGTATTTGTATGACTACAATACATTAAGCGTTGGCACATTATCCTCTATAGAAAATAATACATTTACTTTTGACAATACCTTCTCTAAAAAAATACGCATTACTATTTTAAATTTTGACAATCAACCTTTAAAAATAAAAAATATAACTGCTAAAGGTTATAAGTACTTACTAACCGCAAGGTTTACAGAACCAGCTACATATTATTTAACATATGGTAATAAAGATGCATACGGCCCTAGTTATGATATTGCACAGTTAAATATAAAAATGCCTAAGGATATAAAAAACCTCTCTTTGGGCAATCCTGTTTATATTGCCAAAAAAGAAACACAAATACAAGAACCTCTTTTTAAAAATAAATTATGGTTATGGGTTATTATGGGGCTAATAATGGCTATTATTGGTTGGTTTTCTTATAAAATGTTAAGCACAAAACCAGAATAA
- a CDS encoding DUF2339 domain-containing protein, with amino-acid sequence MANDQEYLNNLTKQFEILLSKQEHFAKELMVLHKEIERLKKEGIPKQISNNKTTPIASPVITPTKEPTKEFTKETINTTQAKAIQPERNIQPIEKRISKPKQKSNIEKFIGENLLSKIGILILIIGVAIGAKYSIENNLISPLTRIILGYLTGLGLLGLGIKLKEKYTSYSAVLVSGSIAILYFITFAAYSFYDILPQIPAFAIMVLLTIFTVIAAINYNKQAIAHIGLVGAYAVPFLLSSGSGQVGILFTYMSIINIGILTLSFKKDWKGLFYSAFIFTWFIYGSWFLFSYNYDHFTKAFLFLFVFFLIFYTTFIVNKIKKNHAFNPSSILILLVNSFIFFGYGFYLLSSNQDYDSYLGLFTVANALLHFIAGTILYKQKLADSKLLYFILGMVFVFITIAVPVQLDGNYVTILWITIAALLFWIGSSKGAPILKQISYPLVILSLLSLFQDWGTYYLDHSYYSDYAGNITPLLNVNLLGSLLSIVSLYFIYTTNKKYNTKNNVLSYIAPILLVLVTFSSFFVEIVHYFNLALDESKIIINKTDIYSNPINYDINSFSILTLVCYTLLFFSILSIINIKKIKNRTLGIVNISINSIVLFISLTVGLLILSELRDSYLNPSEYYNSGSMHLAVRYILYTFIALIVYCTYSYTKQSFMRINFKIAFSILLNISVLWILSSELINWIDLSGAEQTYGLELSILWGVYSFFLVAKGIWKKIKYIRIGGIILFGITIIKLFFMDLASLNTISKTLVLVILGLLILGVSFLYNKYKNKIFDETKTE; translated from the coding sequence ATGGCAAACGACCAAGAATATTTAAATAACCTAACCAAACAGTTTGAAATTCTTTTAAGCAAGCAAGAGCATTTTGCTAAGGAGCTTATGGTTTTACATAAAGAAATAGAGCGACTTAAAAAAGAGGGTATTCCAAAGCAAATAAGCAATAACAAAACTACTCCTATTGCTTCACCAGTAATAACACCTACTAAAGAACCCACAAAAGAATTTACTAAAGAGACTATTAATACCACACAAGCTAAAGCTATACAGCCTGAGAGAAATATACAACCTATAGAAAAAAGAATCTCTAAGCCTAAACAAAAATCTAATATTGAAAAATTTATAGGCGAAAATTTACTAAGTAAAATAGGTATTCTTATTCTAATAATTGGTGTTGCAATTGGCGCAAAATACTCTATAGAAAACAACTTAATTAGTCCGTTAACAAGAATAATTTTAGGATACTTAACAGGTCTAGGTTTACTTGGTCTTGGGATTAAATTAAAAGAAAAATATACTAGTTACAGTGCGGTATTAGTAAGTGGCTCTATTGCCATACTCTATTTTATAACGTTTGCTGCATATAGCTTTTATGATATTCTACCACAAATACCGGCTTTTGCAATAATGGTATTACTCACCATATTTACAGTTATTGCCGCCATTAACTACAACAAACAGGCCATTGCACATATTGGTTTAGTAGGTGCCTATGCTGTTCCTTTTTTACTTAGTAGTGGATCTGGACAAGTTGGTATATTATTTACATATATGTCTATTATTAACATAGGCATTTTAACATTATCATTTAAAAAAGATTGGAAAGGCTTATTCTACTCTGCTTTTATATTTACGTGGTTTATATACGGTTCTTGGTTTTTATTTAGTTATAATTATGACCACTTTACAAAAGCCTTTTTATTCTTATTTGTATTTTTCCTAATCTTTTACACAACATTTATAGTTAACAAAATAAAAAAGAACCATGCTTTTAACCCTAGTTCTATTTTAATACTATTAGTAAACTCATTTATCTTTTTTGGTTATGGTTTTTATCTACTAAGTTCTAACCAAGATTATGATAGCTATTTAGGCTTATTTACGGTTGCCAATGCATTATTACATTTTATTGCTGGTACTATTTTGTACAAACAAAAATTAGCAGATAGCAAGCTTTTATATTTTATATTAGGGATGGTGTTTGTCTTTATAACTATTGCTGTACCCGTACAATTAGATGGTAATTACGTTACTATTCTATGGATTACTATTGCCGCTTTGCTTTTCTGGATTGGCTCATCAAAAGGCGCTCCTATTTTAAAGCAAATCTCTTATCCACTGGTAATATTATCATTACTAAGTTTGTTTCAAGACTGGGGAACTTACTATCTAGACCATAGCTATTATAGTGATTACGCAGGTAATATTACTCCTCTATTAAACGTAAATTTACTTGGCTCTTTACTTAGTATTGTTTCATTGTATTTCATTTACACAACCAATAAAAAATACAACACCAAAAACAATGTTTTATCTTACATTGCTCCAATACTATTAGTATTAGTAACATTTAGCAGTTTCTTTGTAGAAATAGTACACTACTTTAATTTAGCACTGGATGAGTCTAAAATTATAATAAATAAAACAGACATTTATAGCAACCCTATTAATTATGACATTAATAGCTTTAGCATACTAACACTTGTATGCTACACCTTACTATTCTTTTCTATACTAAGTATTATAAATATTAAAAAGATAAAAAACAGAACGTTAGGTATTGTAAATATTAGCATTAATAGTATTGTTTTATTTATTTCATTAACTGTAGGCTTACTTATTTTAAGTGAGCTTAGAGACAGTTACTTAAATCCGTCTGAATATTACAACTCTGGAAGTATGCACCTTGCAGTAAGATATATACTTTATACTTTTATAGCACTTATAGTATACTGCACATATAGTTACACTAAGCAAAGCTTTATGCGCATAAACTTTAAAATTGCGTTTTCTATACTACTTAATATTTCAGTACTTTGGATTTTAAGTAGCGAGCTAATTAACTGGATAGACTTGTCTGGCGCAGAGCAAACATACGGATTAGAACTAAGCATTTTATGGGGAGTGTATTCTTTCTTTTTAGTAGCTAAAGGCATCTGGAAAAAAATAAAATATATACGTATTGGAGGCATTATTTTATTTGGAATCACCATTATTAAGCTTTTCTTTATGGATTTAGCCTCTTTAAATACCATATCAAAAACTCTTGTTTTAGTTATATTAGGGCTATTAATTTTAGGAGTTTCATTTTTATACAACAAGTACAAAAACAAAATTTTTGATGAGACAAAAACAGAATAA
- the rpmG gene encoding 50S ribosomal protein L33, whose protein sequence is MAKKGNRIQVILECTEHKESGQPGTSRYITTKNKKNTPDRIELKKFNPILKRMTVHKEIK, encoded by the coding sequence ATGGCAAAGAAAGGTAACAGAATACAAGTTATTTTAGAGTGTACAGAGCATAAAGAGTCTGGGCAACCAGGTACTTCTAGGTACATTACCACTAAAAACAAAAAGAACACTCCAGATAGAATTGAGTTAAAGAAATTTAACCCAATCCTTAAGAGAATGACTGTTCATAAAGAAATAAAATAA
- the rimO gene encoding 30S ribosomal protein S12 methylthiotransferase RimO, with protein MRTKSLKTNKINVVTLGCSKNVYDSEVLMGQLKANGKEVAHEEDGNIVVINTCGFIDNAKEESVNTILDFVQKKEAGEVDKVFVTGCLSERYKPDLIKEIPNVDEYFGTSQLPSLLKALEADYKHELIGERITTTPKNYAYLKIAEGCDRPCSFCAIPLMRGKHKSTPIEDLVTEAEKLAAKGVKELILIAQDLTYYGLDLYKKRNLAELLEALVKVEGIEWIRLHYAFPTGFPMDVLDLMNKEPKICNYLDIPLQHISDSILKSMRRGTTQAKTTKLLQDFRATVPNMTIRTTLIVGYPGETEEDFETLKQWVTDMRFERLGCFTYSHEENTHAYNLEDNVPEEVKQDRANQIMEIQSQISWELNQEKIGETFKCIIDRKEGNYFVGRTEFDSPDVDNEVLIDATKHYLKQGEYASIKITEAADFDLYGEPV; from the coding sequence ATGCGCACAAAATCACTAAAAACAAACAAAATTAATGTAGTTACTTTAGGTTGCTCTAAAAATGTGTACGATTCTGAAGTACTTATGGGGCAATTAAAAGCTAATGGAAAAGAAGTTGCACATGAAGAAGATGGTAATATTGTTGTAATTAATACGTGTGGCTTTATTGATAATGCAAAAGAAGAAAGTGTAAATACTATTTTAGATTTTGTACAAAAAAAAGAAGCTGGTGAGGTAGATAAGGTTTTTGTAACAGGATGTTTAAGTGAGCGTTATAAACCAGATTTGATAAAGGAGATTCCTAATGTAGACGAGTATTTTGGTACTAGTCAACTGCCTAGTTTATTAAAAGCTTTAGAGGCAGATTATAAGCATGAGTTAATAGGAGAGCGTATTACTACAACGCCAAAAAACTATGCTTATTTAAAAATAGCAGAAGGTTGTGATAGGCCATGTTCTTTTTGTGCAATACCATTAATGCGTGGCAAACATAAGAGTACACCAATTGAAGATTTGGTTACTGAAGCTGAAAAATTAGCAGCAAAAGGAGTAAAGGAGTTAATACTTATAGCACAAGATTTAACGTACTACGGTTTAGATTTATATAAGAAAAGAAATTTAGCAGAGCTTTTAGAGGCTTTAGTTAAGGTTGAAGGTATAGAATGGATACGTTTGCACTATGCTTTTCCTACTGGGTTTCCTATGGATGTACTAGACCTTATGAATAAAGAGCCTAAAATTTGTAATTACTTAGATATTCCGTTACAGCACATATCAGATTCAATTTTAAAAAGTATGCGCCGTGGTACCACACAGGCAAAAACTACTAAGTTGTTGCAAGACTTTAGAGCTACGGTGCCAAATATGACCATTAGAACTACGCTAATTGTTGGTTACCCTGGGGAAACTGAAGAAGATTTTGAAACCTTAAAACAATGGGTTACAGATATGCGTTTTGAGCGTTTAGGTTGTTTTACATATAGTCATGAAGAAAATACACACGCGTATAATTTAGAAGACAATGTGCCAGAAGAGGTGAAGCAAGATAGAGCTAACCAAATTATGGAGATACAATCTCAGATTTCATGGGAGTTAAACCAAGAAAAAATAGGAGAGACTTTTAAATGTATTATAGATAGAAAAGAAGGTAATTATTTTGTTGGAAGAACAGAGTTTGATTCTCCGGATGTAGATAATGAGGTTTTAATTGATGCTACCAAGCATTACCTAAAACAAGGAGAATATGCTAGTATAAAAATTACAGAAGCTGCAGATTTTGATTTGTATGGAGAGCCAGTGTAA
- the rpmB gene encoding 50S ribosomal protein L28 → MSKVCEITGKKAMFGNNVSFSINKTRRRFDVNLSKKRFYIPEEDRWITLKVSTRALKSINKKGISEVLKEAKAQGIIK, encoded by the coding sequence ATGTCAAAAGTTTGTGAAATCACTGGAAAGAAAGCAATGTTTGGAAATAACGTGTCTTTCTCTATTAATAAGACAAGAAGAAGGTTTGATGTAAATCTTTCCAAAAAACGTTTTTACATTCCAGAGGAAGATCGTTGGATAACTTTAAAAGTATCTACAAGAGCTCTTAAGAGTATCAATAAAAAAGGAATCTCTGAAGTATTAAAAGAGGCTAAAGCACAGGGGATTATTAAATAA
- a CDS encoding amidase family protein, translated as MKKIFLLTLVLLAFACKNKKETSKEEVVLWMPYNDSLEVEKNKTHKNSRMRYKLLQSKVIDKNEIFLPLYPEVQKLSEKEYTALKPLILEKDIYTLRKQLDEGVLTYEKLVLFYLYRIYKYELDNTTTLNTVIALNKDVVKQARKLDELKNANNEPASKHPIYGMPILLKDNINTKNMVTTAGAIALKNNSTDDAFIVKQLKENGALILGKVNLSEWAYFLCTGCPVGYSAVGGQTLNPYGRTVFETGGSSAGSGTAVAANYAVAAVGTETSGSILSPSSQNSVVGLKPTIGLLSRTGIVPISSTLDTPGPMAKNVGDAAILLDAMKGKDAADSKSVEKHLGVLSAPLIDNSLKGKRFGVIKNLLESDSIYKITIDKLKEQGSVIVEITPPEVSMSGFLSILNIDMKHDLPTYIKNQTKNKLPINDIKSAVAFNAKDSVVRIPYGQALFRGILADTTTVEELAVIVSNLEQNGRRYFNEAMDAHNLNAILSINNYHAGYAAVAKYPAITVPMGYKKTGEPISLTFIAKQFKEAELLRYAAGFESVFKARQIPKKYN; from the coding sequence ATGAAAAAAATATTTTTACTTACATTGGTTTTGCTTGCTTTTGCTTGTAAAAACAAAAAAGAAACATCTAAAGAAGAAGTTGTATTATGGATGCCTTATAATGACTCTTTAGAGGTGGAAAAGAATAAAACGCATAAAAACTCTAGAATGCGTTACAAACTTTTACAATCTAAAGTAATAGATAAAAATGAAATTTTTCTTCCATTATATCCAGAGGTTCAAAAATTATCAGAAAAAGAATATACAGCATTAAAGCCTCTTATTTTAGAAAAAGATATTTATACATTGCGTAAGCAATTAGATGAAGGAGTATTAACTTATGAAAAACTGGTTCTTTTTTATTTGTACAGAATTTATAAGTATGAATTAGATAATACCACAACCTTAAATACAGTAATAGCTTTAAATAAAGATGTGGTTAAGCAAGCTCGTAAATTAGATGAGCTTAAAAATGCGAATAATGAGCCAGCTAGTAAGCACCCAATATATGGTATGCCTATATTGTTGAAAGACAATATTAATACTAAAAATATGGTAACCACTGCTGGTGCAATAGCATTAAAAAATAACAGTACAGATGATGCTTTTATAGTTAAGCAACTAAAGGAAAATGGCGCCTTAATTTTGGGTAAAGTTAATTTAAGTGAATGGGCTTATTTTTTATGTACTGGTTGCCCTGTTGGTTATAGTGCAGTGGGCGGACAAACATTAAACCCTTATGGTAGAACCGTTTTTGAAACAGGAGGCTCTAGTGCTGGTAGTGGTACGGCTGTTGCAGCAAATTATGCGGTAGCTGCTGTGGGTACAGAAACATCGGGCTCTATATTATCTCCATCTAGTCAAAACTCGGTAGTTGGCTTAAAACCAACAATTGGTTTGTTAAGTAGAACGGGTATTGTGCCAATTTCTAGTACATTAGATACTCCTGGTCCAATGGCTAAAAACGTAGGTGATGCTGCTATTTTATTAGACGCAATGAAAGGTAAAGATGCCGCAGATAGTAAATCTGTAGAAAAACATTTAGGTGTACTTTCTGCGCCTTTAATAGATAATAGCTTAAAAGGGAAACGTTTTGGAGTGATAAAAAACTTGTTAGAGTCAGATTCTATTTATAAAATAACAATAGATAAATTAAAAGAACAAGGGAGTGTTATTGTAGAAATTACACCTCCAGAAGTTTCAATGAGTGGTTTTTTAAGTATTTTAAATATTGATATGAAGCACGATTTGCCAACCTACATAAAAAATCAAACTAAAAATAAACTACCAATAAATGATATAAAATCTGCTGTAGCATTTAATGCTAAAGACTCTGTTGTAAGAATACCTTATGGGCAAGCCTTATTTAGAGGAATTTTAGCAGATACCACTACAGTTGAAGAATTAGCTGTTATTGTTAGTAATTTAGAGCAAAATGGAAGGCGTTATTTTAATGAAGCTATGGATGCTCATAATTTAAATGCAATTTTATCTATTAATAATTACCATGCTGGTTATGCAGCAGTAGCTAAATATCCTGCAATTACAGTGCCAATGGGATATAAAAAAACAGGGGAGCCAATTAGTTTAACTTTTATAGCAAAACAATTTAAAGAGGCAGAATTGCTGCGTTATGCAGCAGGTTTTGAATCTGTTTTTAAAGCAAGGCAAATACCAAAAAAATACAACTAG
- the aqpZ gene encoding aquaporin Z — MKKLVAEFIGTLWLVLGGCGSAVLAAAYPELGIGFAGVALAFGLTVVTMAYAIGHISGCHLNPAVSIGLCVGGRFNKKELLPYIIAQVMGGIAGAAILYAIVSGKEGFSIGGFAANGFGEFSPGGYNMTSALITEIVMTFMFLIIILGATHSKAPKGMAGLAIGLGLTLIHLISIPVTNTSVNPARSTSQALFAQTDGALPQLWLFWVAPIIGAILAGLVYKLVSPDDKID; from the coding sequence ATGAAAAAATTAGTAGCAGAATTTATTGGTACGCTTTGGCTTGTCCTAGGCGGATGTGGTAGCGCCGTATTAGCAGCCGCCTACCCTGAATTAGGAATTGGATTTGCAGGTGTTGCACTTGCCTTTGGATTAACTGTAGTAACAATGGCCTATGCAATTGGCCATATATCTGGTTGCCACTTAAATCCCGCTGTTTCTATTGGATTATGCGTTGGAGGCAGATTTAACAAAAAAGAACTTTTGCCGTACATAATTGCTCAAGTAATGGGCGGTATTGCAGGAGCAGCAATTTTATACGCTATTGTTAGCGGTAAAGAAGGCTTTAGTATTGGTGGCTTTGCTGCCAATGGCTTTGGAGAGTTTTCTCCTGGAGGATACAATATGACATCGGCATTGATTACAGAAATTGTAATGACGTTTATGTTTTTAATAATTATACTTGGCGCAACACACTCTAAAGCTCCAAAAGGTATGGCTGGTTTAGCAATAGGCCTTGGACTTACACTAATACACCTAATTAGTATTCCTGTTACAAACACATCTGTAAACCCTGCACGTAGTACGAGTCAGGCATTATTTGCGCAAACAGATGGTGCTTTGCCACAATTATGGCTATTTTGGGTAGCTCCTATAATAGGTGCTATTTTAGCAGGTCTGGTTTACAAATTAGTATCTCCTGATGATAAAATAGATTAA
- a CDS encoding serine hydrolase domain-containing protein: protein MKSYTYSFLTLVLCIICSCSTDKENNIDDTDSNEMYFPPINSDEWKTNTVEDLGWNEDALQPLLSFVEANKTKAFLILENGKIVVEWYGNNADATSNLAWNSAAKTLVSFTAGIAIEEGLLDINLPSSNYLGTGWSSLTTAQEQNITVKNHLTMTTGLDYTVTNNNCTDPECFTFKNLPGTFWYYHNGAYTITHNIIEGATQQNFNTYFNDKLKNVIGMQGSWVPFGYFKLYYGNARSMARYGILNLNKGNWDGIPVLESETYFNEMTSTSQNLNDAYGYFWWLNGKASYKLPASELNYTGKLIPNAPNDLIAALGKDDQKLYISPSKNLVVVRLGDAANDELLGPSSFDNLLWEKINNLIN from the coding sequence ATGAAAAGTTACACATACTCTTTTTTAACATTAGTACTTTGTATAATTTGCAGCTGTTCTACAGATAAAGAAAATAACATAGACGATACAGATTCTAATGAAATGTATTTTCCACCTATTAACTCTGACGAGTGGAAAACTAATACAGTTGAAGATTTAGGCTGGAATGAAGATGCTTTACAACCACTTTTAAGCTTTGTTGAAGCCAACAAAACAAAAGCTTTTTTAATACTTGAAAACGGAAAAATTGTAGTTGAATGGTATGGTAATAATGCTGATGCAACCTCTAATTTAGCCTGGAATTCTGCCGCAAAAACATTAGTATCTTTTACTGCCGGAATTGCTATTGAAGAAGGTTTATTAGATATCAATTTACCATCTAGCAATTACTTGGGCACAGGCTGGTCTTCTTTAACAACTGCTCAAGAACAAAACATTACAGTTAAAAACCATTTAACAATGACTACTGGTTTAGATTATACTGTAACTAACAACAACTGCACAGACCCAGAGTGTTTCACTTTTAAAAATTTACCAGGCACATTTTGGTACTATCATAATGGAGCATACACTATTACACACAATATTATAGAAGGAGCCACACAGCAAAATTTTAATACTTATTTTAATGATAAACTAAAAAATGTAATTGGTATGCAAGGCTCTTGGGTACCTTTTGGTTACTTTAAATTGTATTACGGCAACGCCAGAAGTATGGCCAGGTATGGAATTTTAAATCTAAATAAAGGAAATTGGGATGGAATTCCGGTGTTAGAATCAGAAACATATTTTAACGAAATGACAAGCACGTCTCAGAACTTAAATGATGCATATGGTTATTTTTGGTGGCTAAACGGAAAAGCATCATATAAACTACCTGCTTCTGAACTTAATTACACTGGAAAACTAATACCTAATGCACCCAACGATTTAATAGCCGCCTTAGGCAAGGATGACCAAAAACTATACATTTCACCTAGCAAAAACCTAGTTGTTGTACGTTTAGGTGATGCTGCTAATGATGAACTACTTGGTCCGTCTAGTTTTGATAATCTACTTTGGGAGAAAATAAATAACTTAATTAACTAG
- a CDS encoding DUF4295 domain-containing protein: MAKKTVASLQTSSKRLTKAIKMVKSPKTGAYTFVESVMAPEFVNEWLAKK; encoded by the coding sequence ATGGCAAAGAAAACAGTAGCAAGTTTACAGACCAGCTCAAAGAGATTAACTAAAGCCATTAAAATGGTAAAATCTCCTAAAACAGGTGCTTACACGTTTGTGGAATCAGTAATGGCTCCAGAATTTGTAAACGAGTGGTTAGCAAAAAAATAA